The following are encoded together in the Chlorocebus sabaeus isolate Y175 chromosome 20, mChlSab1.0.hap1, whole genome shotgun sequence genome:
- the ARTN gene encoding artemin, with protein MELGLGGLSALSHCPWPRRQPALWPTLAALALLSSVAEASLGPAPPSPAPREGPAVVLAPPAGHLPGGRTARWCSGRARRPPPQPSRPAPPPPAPPSAPPRGGRAARAGGPGSRPRAAGARGCRLRSQLVPVRALGLGHRSDELVRFRFCSGSCRRARSPHDLSLASLLGAGALRPPPGSRPISQPCCRPTRYEAVSFMDVNSTWRTVDRLSATACGCLG; from the exons ATGGAACTTGGACTTGGAGGCCTCTCCGCACTGtcccactgcccctggcctagGCGGCAG CCTGCCCTGTGGCCCACCCTGGCCGCTCTGGCTCTGCTGAGCAGCGTCGCAGAGGCCTCCCTGGGACCCGcgccccccagccctgccccccgCGAAGGCCCCGCGGTTGTCTTGGCGCCCCCCGCCGGCCACCTGCCGG GGGGACGCACGGCCCGCTGGTGCAGTGGAAGAGCCCGGCGGCCGCCGCCGCAGCCTTCTcgtcccgcgccgccgccgcccgcgccccCGTCTGCTCCTCCCCGCGGGGGCCGCGCAGCGCGGGCTGGGGGCCCGGGCAGCCGCCCTCGGGCCGCGGGGGCGCGGGGCTGCCGCCTGCGCTCGCAGCTGGTGCCAGTGCGCGCGCTCGGCCTGGGCCACCGCTCCGACGAGCTGGTGCGTTTCCGCTTCTGCAGCGGCTCCTGCCGCCGCGCGCGCTCTCCGCACGACCTCAGCCTGGCCAGCCTACTGGGCGCTGGGGCCCTCCGACCGCCCCCGGGCTCCCGGCCCATCAGCCAGCCCTGCTGCCGACCCACGCGCTACGAAGCGGTCTCCTTCATGGACGTCAATAGCACCTGGAGAACCGTGGACCGTCTCTCGGCCACCGCCTGTGGCTGCCTGGGCTGA